CTCAAGAATCTTCGAGGCCGCCTCTTGAATCGCCCGCTCCTGTCTCCTTATCCCAGAGAAACCCAGGCCGCATCTGAGAAAATCCCCTGTGGATCGAGTGTGCCTTCCAACCATCACGTTTTGGAGCACGGTAAGGTTGCCGAAGACGAGCACGTTCTGGAAAGTTCTGGCGATACCCATCCGTGCTATCTCATGAGCCCTGAGATGGTTGAATGGTTTTCCCTTGAACCTCTTCTCACCCCTGTCAGGACGCTGCAGTCCGGAGATCAGGTTGAATACGGTTGTTTTTCCGGCTCCGTTCGGACCGATCAGAGCCTTTATCTCGCCCTGTTTCACCGTAAGAGACAGATCCGAGACGGCCTCCAACCCGCCGAAAGTCTTACTGAAATTCCTGAGTTCCAGTAGAGGTTCTTCCACGCCTATCCCCGCACTGAGCCCGTCCGTTTCAAGAGAAGGGCCTTTTCAATCGATCGGTACACACGCCAACGATCCCCGCAATGCCCTGGGGCATGAACATGAGGATAAAGAGAAGGATAAAACCGTATATGACAATGCTGTAGTCCTCAAAGGCCTGAAGCACCTCAGGCAGGATGGTGAACAGGGATGCCCCGATGACAGCACCCCAGACAGAGGTCAGTCCACCCGCCACGACCATGGTCACGACCACGATGGAAAAAAAGACATCAAAGGATTCGGGACTGATGACTGTTACGTAGTGAGCATAGAAGGACCCGCCCAGGGAGGCCAGGGCTGCGCACAGCATGAAGACCTTGATCTTGTACATGGCCACCGGAACACCCACGGCCGCCGCGGCATCTTCACTCCTTTTCAGTGCAAGGAGGGCCCGTCCGACTCGAGAGTTGGTGAGATTCAGTAGAAAGGCGATAACCAGGAGAACCACGAGCCATACGAACAAGAAATACCGCAGGTCGGTATCGAGTGATATGCTTCCCAAACTCAGCCTCGGAATGCCGACCAGCCCAGATGGGCCTCCCGTGAGGTCCCCCCACTCCTTGAACACGATGTTGATGATCTCGCCGAAGCCCAGGGTCGCCATGGCAAGGTAATGGCCTCTCAGTTTCAACGCCGGCAGGCCCAAGACAAATGCGAGGCAACAGGCCAGAAGAATCGCCAGGACGATCGAAATCCAGGGGTTCATTCCAAATTTTGCAGAGAGAACGCCTGTCGTGTAGGCCCCGATTCCGTAAAACGCCGCCTGGCACAGGGAGAGCTGGCCGGCGAATCCTATCAGAAGGGTCAAACCCAGTGCGACAAGAACATGGATGCCCACGAATATCATGACGGCCAGAAAGTACTCGTTCGTGACCACCAAGGGAAACAAGAGGATGACCAAGGCAAAACTGATATACGCAGGGAGGTTGCTCTTTGACATCTGTTTCCTATTCTATCTCGTACTTTCCAAGCAGACCGCCAGGCCTCACAAAGAGAACCAGGAGCATGATCAAGAAGGCGAAGGCGTCTTTGTATCCAGAAGAGATAAACCCGGCGCAAAAGGACTCGAGTATCCCGATAACGAGGCCGGCGGCGACGGCCCCGAAAGGATTTCCCACACCTCCCAGAATGGCCGCAGAGAAGCCTTTGATCCCGAGCATGGCACCCCTGTCGTACTCCATGAGCGTTATGGGAGTTATGATGTTCCCCGCAACAGCACCGATGGCAGCGCTCATGGCGAAGCTCAAGGTGACCATCGCCTTGGCATTGATACCCATCAGCTTAGCTGCATCCCGGTTGATTGCGCAGGCCCTCAGGGCCTTTCCTATCATTGTGAAT
This window of the Deltaproteobacteria bacterium genome carries:
- a CDS encoding ABC transporter ATP-binding protein, with translation MEEPLLELRNFSKTFGGLEAVSDLSLTVKQGEIKALIGPNGAGKTTVFNLISGLQRPDRGEKRFKGKPFNHLRAHEIARMGIARTFQNVLVFGNLTVLQNVMVGRHTRSTGDFLRCGLGFSGIRRQERAIQEAASKILELVGLEDKAGDLADNLPFGEQKLLEVARAMATEPELLMLDEPAAGLNEEETEGMAGIIRTIQKTGITILLVEHDMSLVMNISDDILVLNHGVKIAEGPPEEIQENSMVIEAYLGEEIDV
- a CDS encoding branched-chain amino acid ABC transporter permease; this encodes MSKSNLPAYISFALVILLFPLVVTNEYFLAVMIFVGIHVLVALGLTLLIGFAGQLSLCQAAFYGIGAYTTGVLSAKFGMNPWISIVLAILLACCLAFVLGLPALKLRGHYLAMATLGFGEIINIVFKEWGDLTGGPSGLVGIPRLSLGSISLDTDLRYFLFVWLVVLLVIAFLLNLTNSRVGRALLALKRSEDAAAAVGVPVAMYKIKVFMLCAALASLGGSFYAHYVTVISPESFDVFFSIVVVTMVVAGGLTSVWGAVIGASLFTILPEVLQAFEDYSIVIYGFILLFILMFMPQGIAGIVGVCTDRLKRPFS